One region of Chlorobiota bacterium genomic DNA includes:
- the truA gene encoding tRNA pseudouridine(38-40) synthase TruA, which produces MTEQPQPPAQEDEPRRIAMAVAYDGTDFHGWQRQPNGRSVQQTLEAMLTQLCSGTPVTVVGAGRTDTGVHADWQVAHADVSTRFDDARLLHALRRMAPQDLAVRNLATAPPDFHARFRAFRRTYRYRIITAPNPFLARYAYRYDAPLNVRALHRAAPAFLGTHDFTTLSKHNPDTPNPVCTVERSEWKEVEGGMEYWVSSNRFLYGMVRLLVGIQMEVARGKRSAEELPELLALRDRSRQGMAAPAQGLSLVNVEYPTQIFPATG; this is translated from the coding sequence ATGACCGAACAGCCGCAACCACCTGCCCAAGAAGATGAACCGCGCAGAATCGCGATGGCCGTGGCCTACGATGGCACCGACTTCCACGGCTGGCAGCGGCAACCGAACGGAAGAAGCGTGCAGCAAACTCTGGAAGCGATGCTGACGCAACTGTGCAGCGGCACCCCCGTGACCGTTGTGGGAGCGGGCCGGACCGACACCGGGGTTCATGCCGATTGGCAAGTTGCCCATGCCGACGTTTCCACAAGGTTCGACGATGCCCGCCTGCTTCACGCGCTGCGGCGAATGGCTCCGCAAGATTTGGCGGTTCGCAACCTTGCCACCGCACCCCCTGATTTTCACGCCCGGTTCCGTGCGTTCCGCCGGACGTATCGCTACCGCATCATCACCGCTCCCAACCCGTTTCTTGCCCGATACGCCTACCGCTACGATGCGCCGCTGAACGTCCGGGCGCTGCACCGCGCCGCGCCCGCTTTTCTTGGCACCCATGATTTCACCACCCTGAGCAAGCACAATCCCGACACCCCAAACCCCGTGTGCACGGTTGAACGAAGTGAGTGGAAAGAGGTGGAGGGGGGAATGGAGTATTGGGTCTCCTCAAACCGATTTTTGTACGGGATGGTCAGGCTGCTGGTGGGAATTCAGATGGAGGTTGCGCGGGGGAAGCGGAGCGCGGAGGAATTGCCCGAGCTTCTGGCCCTGCGCGACCGCTCGCGGCAGGGAATGGCCGCCCCGGCGCAAGGCTTGTCGCTGGTGAATGTGGAGTATCCAACCCAAATTTTTCCGGCAACGGGATAA
- a CDS encoding NUDIX domain-containing protein: MASIATHFVQVHPIRLGGGGVEHLLLRRAGAESVYPGIWQVVTGRSNPGETTLQTALRETVEEIGILPIEWHASPHVCSFYFQLEDAIVLTPVIVCLLPSDASVLLSEEHCEYSWATAAEAVSILPFQTHRDGVAIAEKWGISLLKI; encoded by the coding sequence TTGGCTTCCATTGCTACTCACTTTGTTCAGGTGCATCCTATCCGGCTGGGTGGGGGTGGGGTGGAGCATTTGCTGCTTCGCCGCGCCGGGGCCGAATCGGTCTATCCTGGCATCTGGCAGGTGGTTACTGGAAGGAGCAACCCTGGCGAAACCACCTTGCAAACCGCTCTGCGGGAAACGGTGGAGGAGATCGGTATCCTGCCGATAGAGTGGCACGCCAGCCCCCACGTTTGCAGTTTCTATTTTCAGTTGGAGGATGCGATCGTCCTGACCCCCGTCATCGTTTGCCTGCTTCCTTCCGATGCCTCCGTTCTTCTTTCCGAAGAGCATTGTGAGTATTCTTGGGCCACCGCTGCGGAAGCCGTGAGTATCTTGCCCTTCCAAACACACCGCGACGGAGTGGCGATTGCCGAGAAATGGGGAATATCTTTGTTGAAGATCTGA
- a CDS encoding T9SS type A sorting domain-containing protein, with protein sequence MLHVAHRWLLPLFSVVAVFSAHAQPTDLGWQAGYGRGIEQSGVNGEVFAIAAQGNRLFVGGTFDRHADLSLQNVAEWNEENSQWSPLGNGDSNGVNGPVFAIAIDGSCVYVGGRFTRAGGVVANNIACWRTDLRAWMPLNNGVTGGSNAYVASLAIMNNHLFVGGEFSAADTVAANNIAVWNGDSWSCLGNKINNGVGGTVTALTVGHGVLYVGGTFTRAGTLSTASLASWDGAKWSSLGEGVNGYVNALAVVGDRLVAGGEFNRAGDTTANNIARWSVTARKWLPLAAPKGNDGASHNYQGNGVAGVVRGMVADKNRVFVTGTFRTADPGDLTSAPVAAQYVARWYESGSDLDSGNIWWGNLGLGLNGYGNAVGMIKTKIFVGGAFSQAGLVNAGHIARWDGKRWSSLSVGINGPISALAALKNRVWAAGSFNSDDGITSTHLAMASGTLWQLANGGIRGSIFALAADDQHLYAGGQFAVAGAATALNIARYSPELERWSDLSFGVGGGEGAAVHAIALHADNVYAGGRFTVADTVNAQNIAVWDRQAQRWKSLGSGVNGVVNAIAVAADGTLFAGGDFTRAGDLPAKNIAKWDGTRWLPLAEGVNKPVHALTIDGTRLYVGGEFSLAGSSPASLIASWDLGTQQWEPLGDGLRGHFIPHVASIVVLEGKIIAVGNFYQSGNDSLYHAAAWDGSRWNPLESGLDRSANAAVATSDGLFVGGDFLRAGTTDSYYFAHWKNGVSASDTDAPATALQLVPNSASAGENVMLTGIPPSASIAMYDLLGKQVWSLQSAGSSAMIPISNLPQGLYLCSVKSNKASSILPLIVR encoded by the coding sequence ATGCTTCATGTAGCACACCGTTGGCTGCTCCCGTTATTCTCTGTCGTGGCTGTTTTCTCCGCCCACGCGCAGCCCACCGATCTTGGGTGGCAAGCTGGATATGGCCGGGGTATTGAGCAGTCAGGAGTTAATGGTGAGGTTTTTGCGATTGCGGCACAGGGCAACCGCTTATTTGTTGGAGGCACATTTGACCGCCATGCTGATCTATCCCTTCAAAATGTCGCCGAATGGAATGAGGAGAACAGCCAATGGTCTCCATTAGGAAATGGCGACAGCAATGGAGTAAACGGGCCAGTTTTTGCTATTGCTATTGATGGCTCTTGTGTGTACGTCGGTGGGCGGTTTACCCGTGCTGGCGGGGTTGTTGCGAACAACATCGCTTGCTGGCGCACGGACCTTCGCGCATGGATGCCCCTGAATAATGGAGTGACAGGCGGAAGCAATGCCTACGTCGCTTCGTTGGCGATAATGAATAATCACCTGTTTGTTGGCGGCGAATTCTCGGCTGCTGATACGGTGGCGGCAAATAATATTGCTGTTTGGAATGGCGACTCGTGGAGCTGTTTGGGAAATAAAATAAATAACGGAGTTGGCGGCACCGTTACCGCGTTGACGGTTGGGCATGGAGTGCTGTACGTTGGTGGAACATTCACCCGTGCCGGAACTCTATCGACTGCAAGCTTGGCCAGTTGGGATGGAGCAAAATGGAGTTCGTTGGGGGAAGGCGTTAATGGATATGTAAACGCTCTTGCAGTTGTTGGAGATCGCCTTGTTGCTGGCGGGGAATTTAACCGAGCCGGCGATACCACTGCGAATAACATTGCACGTTGGAGCGTTACCGCCCGAAAATGGCTTCCCCTTGCTGCCCCGAAAGGAAATGACGGAGCGTCGCATAATTATCAGGGAAATGGAGTTGCAGGGGTTGTGCGCGGTATGGTTGCTGATAAAAACCGAGTGTTTGTCACCGGAACATTTCGCACTGCCGACCCGGGCGATTTAACCTCGGCTCCAGTAGCTGCGCAATACGTTGCTCGGTGGTACGAATCCGGCTCCGATCTTGATAGCGGTAATATCTGGTGGGGAAATTTAGGGCTTGGATTGAACGGCTATGGAAACGCAGTTGGGATGATAAAAACAAAAATTTTTGTTGGCGGGGCATTCTCCCAAGCGGGGCTGGTGAACGCAGGCCATATTGCCCGCTGGGATGGCAAGCGGTGGTCCTCCCTTTCGGTTGGAATTAACGGGCCAATATCTGCGCTTGCGGCCTTGAAGAATCGCGTGTGGGCTGCCGGCAGTTTTAATTCCGACGATGGTATCACCTCTACCCATCTGGCGATGGCCTCGGGAACCTTATGGCAGCTTGCGAACGGAGGAATTCGCGGTTCAATTTTTGCGCTTGCTGCCGATGACCAGCACCTGTACGCTGGCGGCCAGTTTGCCGTTGCGGGAGCCGCCACGGCGTTAAATATCGCCCGATATTCCCCCGAACTGGAACGTTGGAGTGATCTTTCCTTTGGCGTGGGCGGAGGGGAAGGGGCCGCCGTTCATGCAATTGCTCTTCATGCCGATAACGTGTATGCTGGCGGAAGATTTACCGTTGCCGATACCGTAAATGCCCAAAATATTGCTGTGTGGGATCGCCAAGCACAACGCTGGAAATCGCTGGGGAGCGGAGTGAATGGAGTGGTGAACGCGATTGCAGTTGCTGCCGATGGAACCCTCTTTGCCGGTGGCGATTTTACACGCGCGGGCGACCTTCCAGCAAAAAATATTGCCAAATGGGATGGCACGCGATGGCTCCCGCTTGCCGAAGGGGTGAACAAGCCTGTCCATGCGCTAACAATAGATGGAACCCGCTTATATGTTGGCGGCGAATTTAGCTTGGCGGGTAGCAGCCCAGCTTCATTAATTGCCAGTTGGGACCTTGGAACCCAGCAATGGGAACCGTTAGGCGATGGGCTGCGTGGGCATTTTATTCCGCACGTAGCTTCAATCGTTGTTCTGGAGGGAAAAATAATTGCTGTCGGGAATTTCTATCAGTCTGGAAATGATAGCCTTTATCATGCTGCGGCCTGGGATGGCAGCCGATGGAATCCATTAGAAAGCGGGCTTGATCGCAGCGCAAATGCTGCCGTTGCCACTTCCGATGGCCTGTTTGTTGGCGGCGATTTTCTCCGCGCCGGAACAACGGATTCCTACTACTTTGCTCACTGGAAAAACGGAGTTTCAGCAAGTGATACAGATGCGCCTGCAACGGCCCTGCAGCTTGTTCCTAATTCTGCATCGGCGGGGGAGAACGTTATGCTTACCGGAATCCCTCCTTCAGCATCCATTGCCATGTATGATCTGCTTGGAAAGCAAGTTTGGTCCCTGCAAAGCGCGGGGTCATCGGCAATGATTCCAATTTCCAATCTTCCTCAGGGCCTCTATCTCTGCTCAGTGAAGTCCAACAAAGCATCCTCCATTCTGCCACTGATTGTTCGTTGA
- a CDS encoding T9SS type A sorting domain-containing protein produces MEINTPLQDFSVTMLMDNNMKMPTWLLAYVFITLFVPTVGVAQQNSGWENPFGIPGTNGEITAIARLGEIIIVGGKFSHIGAIPANGIALWNGSRWQPLGEGNKNGVDGNVYSIAVKGDEIYVGGSFTSAGGFPAKNIAVWNRSTHQWNAMKGGVSGAAFPYVAALTVEKNNIYVGGLFTQAGGALVSNIAIWDGEQWKRVGTGTNDAVLAMAMYNDTLYAGGKFSTAGGIESGKIAGLDIGSQQWFGLGSGVLGNSIHAIIANDTALFVGGDFVEAGEKPMKNLAVWHPSSKSWDSIISITNRVGALALQSQDLIIGSTELRRIRSGREVLLDSSAAKIASADGVSSISALHVGANNEIIIGGVFNAVYSARHQSVVDTPFVYAQNLCALHHDSISIFFNGVNGAVHSLASNHGSIYVGGEFTNTGTQKSRNLARWDSKNQQWQSTGLSITANPKIKERDVVQSISVIEDRVYASDLGMLWRWQSSDGMKNLTREKSIRGGVLLKHNNTLHVANAFGLFSVQNDIQTQIAPIPPSSEGDRYIYSGLSNDKNVYFGGYFSYDTAGKTISKALARWDSEAQKWYPVGGPIDRTVHAIAVGSAGKIIIGGVLKKAGETDVRNIAMWDPATERWSDMGGGANDTVFALLVHNNNIYAAGTFTEIGGVTANRIARWDGKQWHPLGLGIQGGNGVYALAIGDSGYLYAGGEFSSVDGTPAWNLARWNTSSLSSSATITLSPNYLLEVKSIHYGSPRHAIITFANPLRGEAKVELFTILGQKAKTVISHVPHGSSQFPLDLSEIPPGYYFCRISGNGGTTTQRLIITQ; encoded by the coding sequence ATGGAGATAAATACACCGTTGCAGGATTTCAGCGTAACGATGCTAATGGACAATAACATGAAAATGCCAACGTGGTTGCTTGCGTATGTTTTTATCACTCTATTTGTTCCAACTGTGGGTGTGGCGCAGCAGAACAGTGGTTGGGAAAATCCATTTGGAATTCCCGGAACAAATGGTGAAATAACTGCGATAGCAAGATTAGGTGAAATTATCATCGTTGGCGGGAAATTCTCACACATTGGGGCGATACCAGCAAATGGTATCGCCCTTTGGAATGGGAGCCGGTGGCAGCCCCTGGGGGAGGGGAATAAGAATGGAGTAGATGGCAATGTCTATTCGATTGCAGTAAAAGGTGATGAAATTTATGTTGGTGGGAGTTTCACCAGTGCTGGCGGGTTTCCAGCAAAAAATATCGCTGTTTGGAACCGATCAACACACCAATGGAATGCAATGAAAGGGGGAGTGAGCGGTGCTGCGTTCCCATACGTTGCGGCGTTGACTGTGGAGAAGAATAACATTTATGTTGGCGGCTTGTTCACCCAAGCTGGCGGAGCGTTGGTTTCCAATATCGCCATTTGGGATGGTGAGCAATGGAAGAGAGTAGGCACTGGAACCAATGATGCTGTTCTCGCAATGGCGATGTATAATGACACCCTGTATGCTGGAGGAAAATTTTCAACAGCTGGGGGGATTGAATCTGGGAAAATTGCTGGCTTGGATATCGGTTCCCAACAGTGGTTTGGGCTAGGAAGTGGTGTGCTTGGAAATTCAATCCATGCAATTATCGCAAACGACACCGCACTTTTTGTTGGTGGAGATTTTGTTGAGGCAGGGGAGAAGCCCATGAAAAATCTTGCAGTTTGGCATCCAAGTTCCAAAAGCTGGGATAGCATTATCTCAATAACGAACAGGGTTGGCGCGTTGGCATTGCAAAGCCAAGATTTGATTATTGGCAGCACGGAGCTTCGTCGAATTCGCAGCGGGCGCGAGGTTCTTCTGGATTCTTCCGCTGCGAAGATAGCCTCAGCCGATGGAGTCTCATCAATTTCCGCACTTCACGTTGGGGCGAATAATGAGATCATTATTGGTGGTGTGTTCAACGCGGTATATTCAGCGCGGCATCAATCAGTTGTTGACACGCCTTTCGTATATGCTCAAAACCTGTGCGCACTCCACCATGATTCGATCTCCATTTTTTTTAATGGAGTAAATGGTGCAGTCCATAGCCTTGCTTCAAATCATGGGAGCATCTATGTTGGCGGAGAGTTCACCAACACAGGAACTCAGAAATCCCGAAATCTTGCAAGGTGGGATTCAAAAAACCAGCAATGGCAATCCACCGGTCTTTCAATTACAGCGAATCCAAAAATCAAGGAAAGGGACGTTGTTCAATCCATTTCAGTAATTGAAGATAGGGTGTATGCTTCTGATCTTGGAATGCTTTGGAGGTGGCAGAGCAGTGATGGAATGAAAAATCTTACCAGAGAAAAAAGCATACGTGGAGGTGTGTTGCTGAAGCATAATAATACCCTTCACGTTGCAAACGCATTCGGTTTGTTCTCTGTTCAAAACGACATCCAGACGCAAATTGCACCGATACCTCCAAGCAGTGAAGGGGATCGCTATATTTACTCAGGGTTGAGTAATGATAAAAATGTCTATTTCGGTGGATACTTCAGTTACGACACTGCCGGAAAGACAATTTCGAAGGCATTAGCACGGTGGGATAGCGAGGCCCAGAAATGGTATCCCGTTGGAGGTCCAATTGATAGAACGGTTCATGCCATCGCTGTGGGTTCAGCAGGGAAAATAATTATTGGGGGAGTGCTGAAAAAAGCTGGAGAGACTGATGTACGCAACATCGCAATGTGGGATCCAGCCACGGAGCGTTGGTCCGATATGGGGGGTGGAGCAAACGATACGGTGTTCGCACTGCTGGTGCATAACAACAACATCTATGCTGCTGGCACATTTACCGAAATTGGTGGAGTAACCGCAAACCGGATTGCCCGATGGGACGGAAAACAATGGCATCCTTTAGGGCTTGGCATCCAAGGTGGAAATGGTGTGTATGCGCTGGCAATTGGAGATAGCGGGTATCTGTATGCAGGCGGCGAATTTTCCAGCGTTGATGGAACACCCGCTTGGAACCTTGCTCGTTGGAACACCTCATCATTATCATCATCAGCAACAATAACTTTATCTCCAAATTATTTGTTAGAAGTGAAAAGCATCCATTATGGATCACCACGGCACGCCATTATTACTTTTGCAAACCCTCTGCGTGGCGAAGCAAAGGTTGAATTATTCACGATTCTTGGGCAAAAAGCAAAAACCGTAATAAGCCACGTACCACATGGCAGTAGTCAATTCCCATTGGATTTATCAGAGATTCCTCCCGGGTACTATTTCTGTAGAATTTCTGGAAATGGAGGGACAACCACTCAACGCCTGATTATTACCCAGTAA
- a CDS encoding restriction endonuclease, SacI family — protein MSKDNPAEFLERIYQAAIGSGSKSVVRSAVVRGKVESVCRCSVNKAPIRFLLSCLLAKIHNPNVDIRKPYTEIEGEGTYSGRFYDEKFIEPLIRKYQLPCNPTTAFLTPAFRNLDRILSGDVVLVGRPKEIYKHTLELLEVVHLKKETPKNTLQEILRFLALIKLENERRMEQLVADLQQAGDALPLSTEEILNLLIQHLNCKGSSRLPVLLVASAYQTVKDQIGEVNKLLQSHNAADKQTGAIGDIEITLINDNHIVTCYEVKDKLVSKLDIDIALQKLSKLKHSIDNYIFITTDIIDIEVANYAKSLYEKTGVEFAVLDCVGFIRHFLHFFHRQRIRFLNIYQAMVLSEPESSVSQPLKEAFLALRRAAEADRA, from the coding sequence ATGAGCAAGGATAATCCGGCTGAATTTTTAGAAAGGATATACCAAGCAGCAATCGGCAGTGGGTCGAAAAGCGTGGTGAGGTCTGCAGTTGTAAGGGGCAAGGTCGAGTCTGTCTGCCGGTGCAGTGTAAACAAGGCCCCTATTCGGTTCTTGCTATCATGCCTGCTTGCTAAAATTCATAACCCGAACGTGGATATTCGGAAACCATACACGGAAATCGAAGGCGAAGGCACATATTCTGGAAGATTTTACGATGAAAAATTTATTGAACCATTGATTCGTAAATATCAGCTGCCTTGTAATCCAACAACTGCATTCCTCACTCCAGCATTCAGAAATCTTGATCGCATTTTATCTGGTGATGTTGTGCTAGTTGGAAGACCAAAGGAAATCTACAAGCATACACTTGAGCTTCTAGAGGTCGTTCATCTTAAAAAGGAGACTCCTAAAAATACCTTGCAAGAAATCCTACGATTCCTTGCCCTTATTAAGCTGGAGAATGAGCGACGGATGGAGCAGCTAGTTGCCGATCTACAGCAAGCGGGTGATGCTCTGCCGTTATCAACTGAAGAAATTCTGAATTTGCTGATTCAGCATTTGAACTGTAAAGGCTCAAGTCGTCTTCCGGTTCTACTTGTTGCTTCAGCATACCAAACGGTTAAGGATCAGATCGGAGAAGTGAATAAGCTGCTACAATCGCATAACGCAGCCGACAAGCAGACAGGGGCTATCGGTGATATTGAAATCACCCTGATAAACGATAACCATATCGTCACCTGCTATGAGGTTAAAGATAAGTTGGTTTCCAAGTTAGATATTGACATCGCGCTCCAGAAACTATCAAAACTCAAACACAGTATTGACAACTATATTTTTATCACTACAGACATTATTGATATAGAAGTTGCCAATTACGCGAAATCTCTTTACGAAAAAACAGGCGTTGAATTCGCAGTGCTGGACTGCGTTGGATTTATTCGGCATTTTTTGCATTTCTTTCATAGGCAAAGAATCAGATTCTTGAATATCTATCAGGCAATGGTTCTATCCGAACCAGAAAGCTCAGTTTCTCAACCATTAAAGGAGGCATTTTTAGCACTACGAAGAGCTGCCGAGGCAGATAGAGCGTAA
- a CDS encoding DNA adenine methylase — protein MENSVKNKRVALPIQKLTRPKKLIAFGWYGGKFSHLDWLLPQLPDCVHYCEPFAGSGAVLLNREPSSVETYNDVDGEVVNFFKVLREEKEALIEQITLTPFSREEFAAACELDPNLSNLERARRFYVRARQVRTGLAQTASIGRWANCKNTSRGGMSGVISRWLGGIEQLEFIAERLLRVQIENRPAIDVIKLYDSKETLFYCDPPYIHQTRGDTKSYGFEMSDDDHRILAETLNSIEGLAAVSNYECELMEELYPSNKWQKIYSPERVIHSTKGVRQEVLWVNYQLKAVQMKRMHSLFADEQG, from the coding sequence TTGGAGAACTCTGTAAAAAATAAACGGGTCGCGCTCCCCATCCAAAAGCTCACAAGGCCGAAAAAGCTGATTGCTTTTGGATGGTACGGTGGGAAATTCTCCCACCTTGACTGGTTGCTTCCCCAGCTTCCAGATTGCGTCCATTACTGCGAACCGTTTGCTGGCTCGGGAGCAGTATTGCTTAACCGAGAACCCTCTTCGGTGGAAACCTACAACGATGTTGACGGAGAGGTGGTGAATTTTTTTAAGGTTCTTAGGGAAGAAAAAGAAGCACTGATTGAACAAATAACCCTTACACCATTTTCAAGAGAAGAATTTGCTGCTGCCTGCGAGCTGGATCCAAACCTGTCGAATCTTGAACGAGCAAGGCGATTCTACGTTCGTGCAAGGCAGGTGCGGACGGGGTTGGCCCAAACGGCATCCATCGGGCGCTGGGCAAATTGTAAAAATACCAGCCGAGGGGGGATGAGCGGGGTGATAAGCCGGTGGCTTGGCGGGATTGAGCAGTTGGAGTTTATTGCCGAGCGGCTATTAAGAGTGCAAATTGAAAATCGCCCAGCAATTGACGTAATTAAACTCTATGATAGCAAAGAAACGTTGTTTTATTGCGACCCCCCTTATATCCATCAAACGCGGGGGGACACTAAATCCTATGGCTTTGAAATGAGCGATGATGACCACAGGATTTTAGCTGAAACACTGAACTCAATTGAAGGGCTTGCTGCGGTGTCGAACTACGAATGTGAGTTGATGGAGGAGTTGTATCCATCAAATAAGTGGCAAAAAATATACAGCCCTGAAAGGGTGATTCACTCAACAAAAGGTGTTCGGCAAGAAGTCCTTTGGGTGAATTACCAGTTGAAAGCCGTTCAAATGAAGAGGATGCATTCTTTATTCGCTGATGAGCAAGGATAA
- a CDS encoding acetyl-CoA carboxylase carboxyltransferase subunit alpha — MAKYVLEFEKPILEIEEKIAEMRSMSDQLDIGPEIEVLEQKVEKLRKSVYEQLTRWQRVQLARHPDRPYTLDYIAMICDDFFEMHGDRSFGDDKAIVGGLAQIGGRKVVLIGQQKGRDTNERKVRNFGMPNPEGYRKALRLMKLAERFSLPVVTFIDTPGAYPGIEAEERGQAESIARNLFEMARLQVPIINVVIGEGASGGALGIGMGDTLLMMENTWFSVISPESCSSILWKSWDYKEQAAEALRLTASDLVEMGIADGIIPEPIGGAHRLPKEAADNLKTAILEALDTLAKQSPRQLLRQRRDRYAAMGVFNDGVTA, encoded by the coding sequence ATGGCCAAATACGTCCTGGAGTTCGAAAAACCAATTTTAGAGATTGAAGAAAAGATTGCCGAGATGCGGTCAATGTCCGACCAACTGGATATTGGGCCGGAGATTGAGGTGCTGGAGCAGAAAGTGGAGAAGCTCCGCAAAAGCGTGTACGAGCAGCTAACCCGTTGGCAGCGGGTGCAGCTTGCGCGCCACCCCGACCGGCCTTACACGCTGGACTACATCGCCATGATCTGCGACGATTTTTTTGAGATGCACGGCGACCGCAGCTTCGGCGACGACAAAGCGATTGTTGGCGGGCTTGCCCAAATTGGTGGTCGCAAAGTGGTGCTGATTGGCCAGCAAAAAGGGCGCGACACCAACGAACGGAAGGTGCGGAACTTCGGAATGCCGAACCCAGAAGGCTACCGCAAAGCCTTGCGGCTGATGAAACTGGCCGAGCGTTTCTCCCTTCCGGTCGTCACGTTTATTGATACCCCGGGGGCCTATCCCGGAATTGAGGCGGAGGAACGGGGGCAGGCGGAATCAATCGCCCGGAATTTGTTCGAGATGGCGCGATTGCAGGTGCCGATCATCAACGTGGTGATTGGCGAAGGGGCAAGCGGTGGCGCGTTGGGAATTGGAATGGGGGATACGCTCCTGATGATGGAGAACACCTGGTTCTCGGTCATCTCCCCCGAATCCTGCTCCAGCATTCTTTGGAAAAGCTGGGATTACAAAGAACAAGCCGCCGAGGCATTGCGCCTAACCGCCAGCGATTTAGTGGAGATGGGGATTGCCGATGGCATCATCCCCGAACCGATTGGCGGAGCACACCGGCTGCCAAAGGAGGCTGCCGACAATCTAAAAACCGCAATCCTTGAAGCGTTGGACACTCTTGCCAAGCAATCGCCCCGGCAACTGCTGCGCCAACGCCGCGACCGCTACGCCGCAATGGGGGTTTTTAATGATGGGGTAACGGCATAG